One Drosophila kikkawai strain 14028-0561.14 chromosome 3L, DkikHiC1v2, whole genome shotgun sequence genomic window carries:
- the LOC108083759 gene encoding protein ST7 homolog — translation MWDSSMFLSTLTPKFYVALTGTSSLISGLILIFEWWYFRKYGTSFIEQVSINHISPWINGSDGQSESSNGSGSSSSSGSSSSSNGGAGGGGGGGGGGAAAGGSGGATTSTGTQMPECKVWRNPLNLFRGAEYQRFFWATSKEPLTYYDMNLSAQDHQTFFTCEGDARKEEYEIMQTAWRERNPMQRIKSAHSALEINAECAPAYILLAEEEAMTIMEAEKILKTALKVAEINYRKSQATQHQGAIADGMHRRDTNVLIYIKRRLAMCARKLGKLKEAAKMFRDLTKEIPSIMSVLNIHENLIETLLEMQAYADCHAILAKYDDISLPKSATICYTAALLKARAVADKFSPDIASKRGLSPAEMSAVEAIHRAVEFNPHVPKYLLETKRLILPPEHILKRGDSEALAYAFFHLKHWKQVEGALNLLHCTWEGTFRMLPYPLERGHLFYPYPTCTECADRELLPAFHEVSVYPKKELPFFILFTAGLCSITALLALATHQYPEPMGHLAQTVLTWISYPFQLLKERIEAFWPCNLLQQLSRV, via the exons ATGTGGGACTCGTCCATGTTTCTCAGCACGCTGACGCCCAAGTTCTACGTGGCGCTCACTGGTACCTCCAGCCTGATCTCGGGCCTGATCCTGATCTTCGAGTGGTGGTACTTCCGCAAATATGGAACCTCCTTCATAG AGCAAGTGTCCATCAATCACATCAGTCCCTGGATCAATGGCAGCGACGGGCAGTCCGAGTCTAGcaatggcagtggcagcagctcctccagcggatccagcagtagcagcaacgGCGGcgcaggcggcggcggaggaggaggaggcggtggtgCCGCAGCCGGAGGAAGCGGTGGAGCCACAACCAGTACCGGCACCCAGATGCCCGAGTGCAAGGTGTGGCGGAATCCGCTGAACCTCTTCCGCGGGGCCGAGTACCAGAGATTTTTTTGGGCAACCAGTAAGGAGCCGCTAACCTACTACGATATGAACTTGAGCGCCCAGGACCACCAAACCTTCTTCACCTGCGAGGGTGACGCCCGCAAGGAGGAGTACGAGATCATGCAGACGGCCTGGCGCGAGCGCAATCCGATGCAGCGCATCAAGTCCGCGCACAGTGCGCTGGAGATAAACGCCGAGTGCGCGCCAGCCTACATACTGCTGGCGGAGGAGGAAGCCATGACCATCATGGAGGCGGAGAAGATATTGAAGACGGCCCTGAAGGTGGCCGAGATTAACTATCGCAAGTCGCAGGCTACCCAGCACCAGGGCGCCATTGCCGACGGGATGCATCGGCGGGACACCAACGTGCTGATCTACATCAAGCGGCGGCTGGCCATGTGCGCCCGCAAGCTGGGCAAGCTGAAGGAGGCGGCCAAGATGTTCCGTGACCTCACCAAGGAGATACCCTCGATCATGAGCGTGCTGAACATTCACGAGAACCTGATCGAGACGCTGCTGGAGATGCAGGCCTACGCCGATTGCCACGCCATTCTCGCCAAGTATGACGACATCTCTCTGCCCAAATCGGCGACCATCTGTTACACAGCAGCCCTACTGAAAGCGCGTGCGGTGGCCGACAAGTTCTCGCCGGACATCGCCTCGAAGCGTGGCCTCAGTCCGGCCGAAATGAGCGCCGTGGAAGCGATCCATAGAGCCGTTGAGTTCAATCCGCACGTGCCCAAGTATCTGCTGGAGACGAAGCGGCTCATTCTGCCGCCCGAGCACATCCTAAAGCGCGGCGACTCGGAGGCCCTGGCCTATGCGTTCTTCCATCTGAAGCACTGGAAGCAGGTGGAGGGTGCACTCAATCTGCTGCACTGCACATGGGAGGGCACGTTTCGCATGCTGCCGTATCCGCTGGAGCGCGGCCACCTCTTCTATCCATATCCCACGTGCACCGAGTGCGCTGACCGCGAGCTGCTGCCGGCCTTCCACGAGGTATCCGTATATCCGAAGAAGGAGCTGCCCTTCTTCATCCTGTTCACGGCGGGACTGTGCTCCATCACCGCCCTGCTGGCCCTGGCCACCCACCAGTATCCGGAGCCGATGGGCCACTTGGCGCAGACCGTACTTACCTGGATCTCGTATCCGTTTCAGTTGCTCAAGGAGCGCATTGAGGCGTTCTGGCCGTGCAATCTGCTGCAGCAGTTGTCGCGCGTCTAA
- the pst gene encoding uncharacterized protein pst, with amino-acid sequence MAEAQGIGPVTRTAREVQQNFAESLGFAEEIIWDLLSQEQSGILKNKLKELIRDPKPPGGGSLADENKHLKIIAENKIAREIIFNAVWEQRKYTNRQSLTSIIYVMVVDGIDDVNRAEDSVKFSCHPVFRCRRCLHSSTGTSSDSSNCCNVFVDDNGRVYQNWEQYVASNELPAGVMVAPERGIYRVVRDQVRLDKYVTPAGSTNRKVLGYLDTGSAVGGFAAACIPIAGLLTLPVSAPAMAIAGVMGLACAGYATARSGARLVDRSQHEQSISVADREARGHWLGVVAGGVGVAAAGATQAVSAATNAGREVGAIAQMTVNGMNISSIVISGTGVANGVLDLILKMQDGDDISAMDVLQLSASLVLFTHSVYNFKLASTIINETANRNIAGYRDTLSNRQRRAFDKASKETVRLRGNTRGKLDIIRNVNEVPSRQQFNDLYKINKNMNQEGVRYAFAPEGNGFVLNGEVQTSASDLRASVQHNQGPNILGQVSQPIPSSHAGSGNLQLDGLNQVSRLIGPLPTATPRPEPATYAVGVFVLELSSVMVGGVVFVLEKYGRIIFEHVVNAESFENLISSMADNLEPEVFDLIMKLTRTFMDTMLDELTTVLKFYISTESVLFRILDQVMRKFRHMTCKELEIRTGDIFMAVKRYFMSLNPNAYLGLLEKCKVCEGYFTITPL; translated from the exons ATGGCAGAGGCTCAAGGCATCGGCCCGGTAACCCGGACCGCCCGCGAAGTGCAGCAAAACTTTGCCGAATCCCTCGGCTTTGCGGAGGAGATCATCTGGGATCT GCTATCCCAAGAGCAATCGGGAATACTGAAAAACAAGCTCAAGGAGCTGATCCGCGATCCCAAGCCGCCCGGCGGAGGCTCGCTGGCCGACGAGAATAAACACCTAAAGATCATCGCCGAAAATAAGATAGCGCGCGAAATCATCTTCAATGCCGTGTGGGAGCAGC GAAAATACACCAATCGGCAGTCGCTGACGTCAATCATCTACGTGATGGTGGTCGACGGCATTGACGATGTGAATCGCGCCGAGGACAGCGTGAAGTTCTCCTGCCATCCGGTTTTCCGTTGCCGCCGCTGTCTCC ATAGCAGCACTGGCACTAGCAGCGATAGCTCCAATTGCTGCAACGTATTCGTGGATGACAACGGACGCGTCTACCAGAACTGGGAACAATATGTGGCCAGCAATGAGCTGCCCGCCGGTGTAATGGTGGCCCCTGAGCGGGGAATTTACCGCGTTGTCAGGGATCAGGTGCGCCTGGACAAGTATGTAACGCCGGCGGGCAGCACCAACAGAAAGGTGCTTGGGTATCTAGACACGGGATCAGCTGTGGGAGGCTTTGCCGCAGCCTGCATCCCAATCGCAGGACTTCTCACGCTCCCCGTGTCTGCTCCGGCGATGGCTATAGCAGGAGTCATGGGCCTAGCCTGTGCCGGCTACGCCACGGCCCGTTCGGGCGCCAGGTTGGTGGATCGCAGCCAGCATGAGCAGTCGATCAGTGTGGCAGACCGCGAGGCGCGCGGCCATTGGCTGGGCGTGGTCGCAGGTGGTGTTGGggtggcagcagcaggcgccaCCCAAGCCGTGTCGGCGGCTACGAACGCCGGGCGGGAGGTGGGGGCG attGCCCAAATGACGGTGAACGGCATGAACATATCCTCGATCGTCATCTCGGGCACTGGAGTGGCCAACGGAGTGCTGGACTTGATACTG AAAATGCAAGATGGCGATGACATCAGCGCCATGGACGTGCTGCAGTTGTCCGCTTCGTTGGTGCTATTCACACACAGCGTCTACAATTTCAAGCTGGCCTCGACCATTATCAACGAGACGGCCAACAGGAATATAGCGGGCTATCGGGACACACTCAGCAATCGCCAGAG GCGCGCCTTTGACAAGGCCTCCAAGGAAACTGTCCGACTGCGAGGCAACACGCGCGGCAAGCTGGACATCATTCGCAACGTGAACGAGGTGCCCTCGAGGCAGCAGTTTAATGACCTCTACAAGATCAATAAGAACATGAACCAGGAGGGCGTGCGTTACGCATTCGCACCAGAAGGAAATGGCTTCGTGCTTAACGGTGAGGTGCAGACGTCGGCGTCGGATTTGCGAGCGAGTGTACAGCACAACCAGGGCCCAAATATACTGGGCCAGGTGTCTCAGCCGATCCCCTCAAGTCATGCCGGCTCAGGCAATTTGCAGCTTGATGGCCTAAATCAGGTTTCCCGCCTGATTGGACCCCTGCCGACGGCCACTCCGCGCCCGGAGCCGGCCACCTATGCAGTCGGCGTGTTCGTCTTGGAGCTCAGCTCCGTGATGGTGGGCGGCGTGGTGTTTGTGCTGGAGAAATACGGACGCATCATCTTCGAGCACGTGGTCAACGCCGAGAGCTTCGAGAACCTGATTAGCAGCATGGCCGACAATCTGGAGCCAGAAGTTTTCGACCTAATTATGAAGCTGACAAGGACCTTTATGGACACCATGCTGGACGAATTGACCACAGTGTTGAAGTTCTATATTTCAACTGAATCAGTACTGTTCCGCATTTTGGACCAGGTGATGAGAAAATTCCGCCATATGACCTGCAAGGAGTTGGAGATCCGCACCGGGGACATCTTCATGGCTGTGAAGCGTTACTTTATGTCCCTTAACCCGAACGCGTATCTTGGTCTCCTCGAGAAGTGCAAGGTCTGTGAGGGCTACTTCACGATTACGCCGTTGTAG
- the Sec63 gene encoding translocation protein SEC63 homolog: protein MAGQKFQYDESGGTFYYFVLSFLALILIPTTIYYWPRKKKEDPSKLKDECQCADCLKKKAILANAEPYRALKSWSIKLTIVLGWALLLFLTYRVSQFDYEMASFDPFEILGVPPTSSQAEIKKAYYRLSKVLHPDKETGDEKSFMMLSKAYQALTDDVAKENYEKYGNPDGPGAMSFGIALPSWIVEKENSVWVLGLYGLVFMVAMPSAVGVWWYRSIRFSGDKVLLDTTQMYFYFIHKTPHMLLKRALMVLAASLEFDKRHNSQVQERQSDNDEVPALIRQLPNLNEKCKEHPLCRMYSIKARAILHAHLGRMPLNPETLERDRQFVVKKCPYLVQEMVSCVHQLVMMAYARRVPRLPSIETIENCMKMSPMIIQGLWEFKSPLLQLPHLTEDHLYFMNKKRHVKNLQQFAQLKPEESRVLLKNLSDFEYENTMKVLGKMPLIDFSIRCEVIDDENTNVVTAGAIVTVTVTLERKDMRSLFGDTKAPEKQGINDEANEEAAAEDDEAAAAAVPAKKASAWAKPRKGGKGKGGKKPAQNQKNNQKKAPPKASSTATANATASEDQTGNSDAESEMGNGDGSDVESVAGGSGSEDDEKANKNHSSLDDDDDEEWERLQAKLNKRERLEGKSRLSHTVHCPYFPEEKQEYWWTYICDRKSRTLLTAPYHVTNLVEKEEIQLKFTAPRWPGVYTFTVCLRSDSYLGMDQQQELKLDVQKAPAPPTDHPQWDLSESEPEHNDQQENLSDYTTDTSDEEGSD, encoded by the exons ATGGCGGGTCAAAAGTTCCAGTACGACGAGAGCGGCGGAACGTTCTACTACTTCGTGTTATCGTTCTTGGCGCTTATACTGATACCCACAACGATTTACTATTGGCCACGTAAAAAGAAAGAAG ATCCCAGCAAGCTAAAGGATGAATGCCAATGCGCCGACTGTCTAAAGAAGAAAGCCATCCTGGCCAATGCCGAGCCCTACAGGGCACTCAAGTCATGGAGCATCAAGCTGACCATTGTGCTGGGCTGGGCCCTGTTGCTCTTTCTCACATACCGCGTCTCGCAGTTCGATTACGAGATGGCCAGCTTCGATCCCTTCGAGATATTGGGAGTGCCTCCGACCTCATCGCAGGCGGAGATCAAGAAGGCCTACTATCGGTTGTCCAAGGTTCTGCATCCGGACAAGGAGACGGGTGACGAGAAGTCATTCATGATGCTGAGCAAGGCCTACCAGGCGTTAACCGATGACGTGGCAAAGGAGAACTATGAAAAGTATGGCAACCCGGACGGACCGGGTGCCATGTCCTTCGGCATCGCTCTGCCCTCGTGGATCGTCGAGAAGGAGAACAGCGTTTGGGTGCTGGGCCTGTACGGTCTGGTGTTTATGGTGGCCATGCCCTCGGCGGTGGGCGTGTGGTGGTACCGCTCCATTCGCTTCAGCGGCGACAAGGTGCTGCTCGACACCACGCAAATGTACTTCTACTTTATCCACAAGACGCCGCACATGCTGCTCAAGCGGGCCCTGATGGTGCTGGCGGCCAGTTTGGAGTTCGACAAGCGGCACAATTCGCAAGTGCAGGAGCGGCAGTCGGATAACGACGAGGTGCCAGCT CTCATCCGACAGCTACCGAACTTGAACGAGAAGTGCAAGGAGCACCCGTTGTGCCGGATGTACTCCATCAAGGCCCGCGCCATCCTGCACGCCCATCTAGGTCGAATGCCCCTCAATCCGGAAACCCTGGAACGTGACCGCCAGTTTGTTGTAAAGAAGTGCCCGTATCTGGTTCAAGAGATGGTCTCCTGCGTTCACCAGCTCGTAATGATGGCCTACGCTAGGCGTGTGCCTCGTCTGCCCAGCATCGAGACGATTGAGAATTGCATGAAGATGTCGCCGATGATTATTCAGGGCCTCTGGGAGTTCaagtcgccgctgctgcagctgccccACCTCACCGAGGACCACCTGTACTTCATGAACAAGAAGCGGCACGTAAAGAACCTGCAGCAGTTCGCCCAGCTGAAGCCCGAAGAGAGCCGCGTGTTGCTAAAGAACCTCTCCGACTTTGAGTACGAGAACACGATGAAAGTGCTGGGCAAGATGCCGCTAATTGACTTTTCCATCCGCTGCGAGGTGATCGACGATGAGAACACGAATGTGGTCACCGCCGGCGCAATTGTCACGGTCACTGTTACGCTGGAGCGCAAGGACATGAGATCGCTATTCGGGGACACCAAGGCGCCCGAGAAGCAGGGCATCAACGACGAGGCCAATGAGGAGGCTGCCGCAGAGGATGAcgaagccgccgccgccgctgtgcCGGCAAAGAAGGCATCCGCCTGGGCCAAGCCGCGCAAGGGCGGAAAGGGCAAGGGTGGCAAAAAGCCCGCTCAAAACCAGAAAAACAACCAAAAGAAGGCTCCGCCCAAAGCCTCATCAACGGCGACAGCCAATGCAACCGCTTCTGAGGATCAAACAGGCAACTCTGATGCAGAATCCGAAATGGGCAATGGCGACGGCAGCGATGTGGAATCAGTGgccggcggcagcggcagcgaggACGACGAGAAGGCCAATAAGAATCATTCGTCGttggacgacgacgatgacgaagAGTGGGAGAGGCTGCAAGCAAAGCTGAACAAGAGGGAACGACTTGAGGGCAAGTCTCGGCTGTCGCACACCGTCCACTGTCCCTACTTTCCCGAGGAGAAGCAGGAGTACTGGTGGACTTACATCTGCGACCGCAAGTCGCGCACCCTGCTCACGGCTCCCTATCACGTGACCAATCTGGTCGAAAAGGAGGAGATCCAGCTGAAGTTCACCGCACCACGCTGGCCCGGCGTCTACACGTTTACCGTGTGCCTAAGATCGG ATTCCTATCTGGGCATggaccagcagcaggagctgaaGCTCGACGTGCAAAAAGCGCCCGCACCACCGACAGATCATCCCCAGTGGGACCTGAGCGAATCGGAGCCAGAGCACAATGACCAACAGGAGAACCTGAGCGACTACACCACAGACACGTCCGACGAGGAGGGCAGCGACTAG
- the Sh3beta gene encoding SH3 domain-binding glutamic acid-rich protein homolog isoform X3, which produces MVLKVYVSGMSGNKEVKKRQQRVLMILDSKNIQYDTVDITEPGKESEKELMQNKSTSNGGTVSDPDPRHPLPPQLFNDEEYCGDYDAFDMANEIDTLEVFLKLAPADTTAVSTAQIELKQENGEAKKEEAEAEDKAAKDGEGDEAAEKAEDDDGEDKEKKEGDDEDADKDIEENSEEKKLTATPISASASGERHQTSDSQSELLLDSERAAAAQ; this is translated from the exons ATGGTTCTCAAAGTTTATGTCAGCGGAATGTCCGGCAATAAGGAG GTGAAGAAGCGACAACAGCGCGTGCTGATGATCCTGGACAGCAAGAACATCCAGTATGACACCGTCGACATCACGGAGCCCGGCAAGGAGTCCGAAAAGGAGCTAATGCAAAACAAATCTACTAGCAACGGAGGCACCGTGAGCGATCCGGATCCCCGCCATCCCCTGCCGCCGCAGCTTTTCAACGATGAGGAGTATTGCGGTGACTACGACGCCTTTGACATGGCCAACGAGATCGACACCCTGGAGGTGTTCCTCAAGCTGGCACCCGCCGATACCACGGCTGTCAGTACCGCCCAGATTGAACTGAAGCAAGAAAATGGCGAGGCCAAAAAGGAGGAGGCGGAAGCGGAGGATAAGGCTGCGAAGGACGGCGAGGGCGATGAGGCGGCGGAGAAGGCCGAG gatgatGATGGCGAGGACAAGGAGAAAAAAGAGGGCGACGATGAAGACGCCGACAAAGATATAGAAGAAAATTCGGAGGAAAAG AAGTTAACAGCGACGCCTATATCCGCATCAGCGAGCGGGGAGCGGCATCAGACATCAGACTCCCAATCGGAACTTTTATTGGACAGCGAGCGAGCCGCGGCTGCGcagtaa
- the Sh3beta gene encoding SH3 domain-binding glutamic acid-rich protein homolog isoform X4 has translation MVLKVYVSGMSGNKEVKKRQQRVLMILDSKNIQYDTVDITEPGKESEKELMQNKSTSNGGTVSDPDPRHPLPPQLFNDEEYCGDYDAFDMANEIDTLEVFLKLAPADTTAVSTAQIELKQENGEAKKEEAEAEDKAAKDGEGDEAAEKAEKLTATPISASASGERHQTSDSQSELLLDSERAAAAQ, from the exons ATGGTTCTCAAAGTTTATGTCAGCGGAATGTCCGGCAATAAGGAG GTGAAGAAGCGACAACAGCGCGTGCTGATGATCCTGGACAGCAAGAACATCCAGTATGACACCGTCGACATCACGGAGCCCGGCAAGGAGTCCGAAAAGGAGCTAATGCAAAACAAATCTACTAGCAACGGAGGCACCGTGAGCGATCCGGATCCCCGCCATCCCCTGCCGCCGCAGCTTTTCAACGATGAGGAGTATTGCGGTGACTACGACGCCTTTGACATGGCCAACGAGATCGACACCCTGGAGGTGTTCCTCAAGCTGGCACCCGCCGATACCACGGCTGTCAGTACCGCCCAGATTGAACTGAAGCAAGAAAATGGCGAGGCCAAAAAGGAGGAGGCGGAAGCGGAGGATAAGGCTGCGAAGGACGGCGAGGGCGATGAGGCGGCGGAGAAGGCCGAG AAGTTAACAGCGACGCCTATATCCGCATCAGCGAGCGGGGAGCGGCATCAGACATCAGACTCCCAATCGGAACTTTTATTGGACAGCGAGCGAGCCGCGGCTGCGcagtaa
- the Sh3beta gene encoding SH3 domain-binding glutamic acid-rich protein isoform X2, protein MVLKVYVSGMSGNKEVKKRQQRVLMILDSKNIQYDTVDITEPGKESEKELMQNKSTSNGGTVSDPDPRHPLPPQLFNDEEYCGDYDAFDMANEIDTLEVFLKLAPADTTAVSTAQIELKQENGEAKKEEAEAEDKAAKDGEGDEAAEKAETETAADEESDDKEKKDEATEKSEDDTKKDETSEEEPSQKSQDKHKEETEEKSEAETTESSNKAENAEESAEKQAEDKDESSGDEEENDEEAKEPNKVEQDVEKEVKDEEESSDDEEDDDKETKKTEKVETNAEKKDKEAEEEDEKEGEKEAADETREAEKEVESPEGDESGEADEEEKKTIEEDTLQKPDDAQEEETDEQEESNKPEGEEGNESKEEAEDKKVENKEEDEKSTVEEKSENPETQEEETDDKDEKSKEEDSDEESDEEEE, encoded by the exons ATGGTTCTCAAAGTTTATGTCAGCGGAATGTCCGGCAATAAGGAG GTGAAGAAGCGACAACAGCGCGTGCTGATGATCCTGGACAGCAAGAACATCCAGTATGACACCGTCGACATCACGGAGCCCGGCAAGGAGTCCGAAAAGGAGCTAATGCAAAACAAATCTACTAGCAACGGAGGCACCGTGAGCGATCCGGATCCCCGCCATCCCCTGCCGCCGCAGCTTTTCAACGATGAGGAGTATTGCGGTGACTACGACGCCTTTGACATGGCCAACGAGATCGACACCCTGGAGGTGTTCCTCAAGCTGGCACCCGCCGATACCACGGCTGTCAGTACCGCCCAGATTGAACTGAAGCAAGAAAATGGCGAGGCCAAAAAGGAGGAGGCGGAAGCGGAGGATAAGGCTGCGAAGGACGGCGAGGGCGATGAGGCGGCGGAGAAGGCCGAG ACTGAAACCGCTGCAGATGAAGAATCCGACGATAAGGAAAAGAAAGATGAGGCGACAG AAAAATCCGAAGATGATACCAAAAAAGATGAAACATCTGAAGAAGAACCTTCACAAAAATCGCAAGATAAACACAAAGAAGAAACAGAAGAAAAATCTGAAGCTGAGACCACGGAAAGCTCTAACAAAGCCGAAAACGCAGAAGAGTCTGCCGAAAAGCAGGCTGAGGATAAGGACGAGTCTAGTGGCGATGAGGAAGAAAATGATGAAGAAGCTAAGGAACCAAATAAGGTGGAACAAGATGTTGAGAAGGAAGTCAAAGACGAAGAAGAGTCTAGTGATGATGAAGAAGACGATGATAAAGAAACTAAGAAAACAGAGAAGGTTGAGACAAATGCTGAAAAGAAAGACAAGGAGGCGGAGGAAGAGGACGAAAAAGAGGGGGAAAAGGAAGCAGCGGACGAAACCAGGGAAGCTGAAAAGGAAGTAGAAAGTCCCGAAGGCGATGAAAGCGGAGAAGCTGATGAGGAGGAGAAAAAAACTATCGAGGAAGATACATTACAGAAGCCTGACGACGCACAAGAAGAAGAGACGGATGAACAGGAAGAGAGTAACAAACCAGAGGGTGAAGAAGGAAATGAAAGCAAAGAAGAAGCAGAAGATAAGAAAGTAGAAAACAAAGAAGAGGACGAAAAAAGTACCGTGGAGGAGAAATCCGAAAATCCTGAAACCCAAGAGGAAGAAACGGACGACAAGGATGAGAAAAGTAAAGAGGAAGACAGCGATGAAGAAAGCGATGAGGAAGAGGAATAA
- the Sh3beta gene encoding protein starmaker isoform X1, whose protein sequence is MVLKVYVSGMSGNKEVKKRQQRVLMILDSKNIQYDTVDITEPGKESEKELMQNKSTSNGGTVSDPDPRHPLPPQLFNDEEYCGDYDAFDMANEIDTLEVFLKLAPADTTAVSTAQIELKQENGEAKKEEAEAEDKAAKDGEGDEAAEKAEDDDGEDKEKKEGDDEDADKDIEENSEEKTETAADEESDDKEKKDEATEKSEDDTKKDETSEEEPSQKSQDKHKEETEEKSEAETTESSNKAENAEESAEKQAEDKDESSGDEEENDEEAKEPNKVEQDVEKEVKDEEESSDDEEDDDKETKKTEKVETNAEKKDKEAEEEDEKEGEKEAADETREAEKEVESPEGDESGEADEEEKKTIEEDTLQKPDDAQEEETDEQEESNKPEGEEGNESKEEAEDKKVENKEEDEKSTVEEKSENPETQEEETDDKDEKSKEEDSDEESDEEEE, encoded by the exons ATGGTTCTCAAAGTTTATGTCAGCGGAATGTCCGGCAATAAGGAG GTGAAGAAGCGACAACAGCGCGTGCTGATGATCCTGGACAGCAAGAACATCCAGTATGACACCGTCGACATCACGGAGCCCGGCAAGGAGTCCGAAAAGGAGCTAATGCAAAACAAATCTACTAGCAACGGAGGCACCGTGAGCGATCCGGATCCCCGCCATCCCCTGCCGCCGCAGCTTTTCAACGATGAGGAGTATTGCGGTGACTACGACGCCTTTGACATGGCCAACGAGATCGACACCCTGGAGGTGTTCCTCAAGCTGGCACCCGCCGATACCACGGCTGTCAGTACCGCCCAGATTGAACTGAAGCAAGAAAATGGCGAGGCCAAAAAGGAGGAGGCGGAAGCGGAGGATAAGGCTGCGAAGGACGGCGAGGGCGATGAGGCGGCGGAGAAGGCCGAG gatgatGATGGCGAGGACAAGGAGAAAAAAGAGGGCGACGATGAAGACGCCGACAAAGATATAGAAGAAAATTCGGAGGAAAAG ACTGAAACCGCTGCAGATGAAGAATCCGACGATAAGGAAAAGAAAGATGAGGCGACAG AAAAATCCGAAGATGATACCAAAAAAGATGAAACATCTGAAGAAGAACCTTCACAAAAATCGCAAGATAAACACAAAGAAGAAACAGAAGAAAAATCTGAAGCTGAGACCACGGAAAGCTCTAACAAAGCCGAAAACGCAGAAGAGTCTGCCGAAAAGCAGGCTGAGGATAAGGACGAGTCTAGTGGCGATGAGGAAGAAAATGATGAAGAAGCTAAGGAACCAAATAAGGTGGAACAAGATGTTGAGAAGGAAGTCAAAGACGAAGAAGAGTCTAGTGATGATGAAGAAGACGATGATAAAGAAACTAAGAAAACAGAGAAGGTTGAGACAAATGCTGAAAAGAAAGACAAGGAGGCGGAGGAAGAGGACGAAAAAGAGGGGGAAAAGGAAGCAGCGGACGAAACCAGGGAAGCTGAAAAGGAAGTAGAAAGTCCCGAAGGCGATGAAAGCGGAGAAGCTGATGAGGAGGAGAAAAAAACTATCGAGGAAGATACATTACAGAAGCCTGACGACGCACAAGAAGAAGAGACGGATGAACAGGAAGAGAGTAACAAACCAGAGGGTGAAGAAGGAAATGAAAGCAAAGAAGAAGCAGAAGATAAGAAAGTAGAAAACAAAGAAGAGGACGAAAAAAGTACCGTGGAGGAGAAATCCGAAAATCCTGAAACCCAAGAGGAAGAAACGGACGACAAGGATGAGAAAAGTAAAGAGGAAGACAGCGATGAAGAAAGCGATGAGGAAGAGGAATAA
- the LOC108083659 gene encoding JNK1/MAPK8-associated membrane protein: protein MKMYDALERCPGAYCGRSPLGNDTWSSCGVCPRGSRVNASYACSPCRDELTPYSWLYLGFMTMLPLMMHCFFIDMDAKDRKFSRKQLILTASAFIEVALSAILATLFMEPMWELRLYACDARKLTDWYTLFYNPSPNYEARLYCTQEAVYPLQTIVLVFYFLCLVNMFLIRPLISKLMNVGGKSKAPIYSALYFLPLLVFIHALGCGLIYYSFPYLSVAISMVANAIHYSLKLDQTLKALVCSSVWELKNVVIISVHWMLLAYGITSLNYHYGFLCLVPFPTLFYILTVRFTDPGEFRELESRI, encoded by the exons ATGAAAATGTACGACGCTCTGGAACGCTGTCCGGGCGCCTACTGCGGTCGATCGCCACTGGGTAACGACACCTGGAGCAGCTGCGGCGTCTGCCCGCGCGGATCTCGG GTAAACGCTAGCTACGCCTGCTCCCCGTGTCGCGACGAACTGACCCCGTACTCCTGGCTGTACCTGGGCTTCATGACCATGCTGCCCCTAATGATGCACTGCTTCTTCATCGACATGGACGCCAAGGATCGCAA ATTCTCCCGCAAGCAGCTGATCCTAACAGCCAGCGCCTTCATCGAGGTGGCCCTGTCCGCCATCCTGGCCACCTTGTTCATGGAGCCCATGTGGGAGCTGCGCCTGTACGCCTGTGATGCGCGCAAGCTCACGGACTGGTACACGTTGTTTTACAACCCCAGTCCCAACTACGAGGCCCGGCTCTACTGCACCCAGGAGGCAGTCTATCCACTGCAAACTATCGTCTTGGTGTTTTACTTCCTGTGTCTGGTCAACATGTTTCTCATCCGGCCTTTGATCAGCAAACTGATGAATGTGGGCGGTAAGAGCAAGGCTCCCATTTACTCCGCCCTCTACTTCTTGCCACTGCTCGTCTTCATTCACGCCCTGGGCTGTGGCCTGATCTATTACTCCTTTCCCTACCTGAGCGTGGCCATTTCCATGGTGGCCAACGCCATTCATTATTCCCTTAAGCTGGACCAAACCCTGAAGGCGCTCGTCTGCTCCTCAGTGTGGGAGCTCAAGAATGTGGTCATTATAAGTGTCCACTGGATGCTGTTGGCTTATGGGATCACCTCCCTCAACTACCACTATGGCTTCCTGTGCCTGGTGCCCTTTCCCACGCTCTTCTACATTCTGACCGTACGCTTTACGGATCCGGGCGAGTTCCGGGAGCTGGAGTCGAGAATTTGA